From one Leptospira noumeaensis genomic stretch:
- a CDS encoding 5-formyltetrahydrofolate cyclo-ligase, with product MNPISKKDAREILKKNLPNLPEREDHEAAILKRLFPLLQGKSKIITYSPDLTLEVDVLPIIESSPLPRPTGFIEARHSAKWYFPRMEDGKVLRFIRPYSFEKNATGLFQPVGDEEISVEEADLILVPALGFNERGFRLGRGGGYYDRILNAESLQKKAIGLSFSKLFPVPFLEESHDLKIGKMITETQIHSFLD from the coding sequence TTGAATCCAATTTCCAAAAAAGATGCTAGAGAGATTCTCAAAAAGAACCTTCCGAATTTACCGGAAAGGGAAGACCATGAAGCCGCTATCTTAAAGAGGTTGTTTCCCCTTTTACAAGGTAAATCCAAAATCATCACTTATTCTCCTGACTTAACACTCGAAGTGGATGTACTTCCCATCATCGAATCTTCACCACTTCCTAGGCCAACGGGATTTATTGAAGCCCGTCATTCCGCCAAATGGTATTTCCCTCGGATGGAAGATGGAAAGGTTCTAAGATTCATTCGTCCTTATTCCTTTGAAAAGAATGCAACTGGCCTTTTCCAGCCTGTTGGTGATGAGGAGATATCCGTAGAAGAGGCCGATTTGATCCTTGTCCCTGCCCTTGGATTTAATGAAAGGGGATTTCGACTTGGACGAGGCGGTGGGTACTATGATCGCATTTTAAATGCAGAATCTCTCCAAAAGAAAGCCATCGGACTCAGTTTTTCTAAACTTTTTCCCGTCCCATTCCTAGAAGAAAGTCACGATCTAAAAATAGGAAAAATGATTACGGAAACCCAGATTCATTCGTTTTTAGATTGA
- a CDS encoding cell division protein ZapA: MAESAPQPQKITKQIFGETYTIVGEASSGYISEVADYVESRLLELSKALPSASKTKLAVLCALNLADELFQMKEVSAKTSEIPELEERTKKIISLLEEGIIGDHF; encoded by the coding sequence ATGGCAGAGTCTGCCCCACAACCTCAAAAAATCACCAAACAAATCTTTGGTGAAACCTATACTATCGTTGGTGAAGCTTCCTCAGGGTATATCTCTGAGGTTGCGGATTACGTAGAATCAAGGCTTTTGGAATTGTCAAAGGCACTTCCCTCTGCTTCCAAAACAAAACTGGCCGTACTTTGTGCACTCAATTTGGCAGATGAACTCTTTCAAATGAAGGAAGTTTCGGCTAAAACTAGCGAAATTCCAGAATTAGAAGAAAGAACGAAAAAGATCATTTCTCTATTGGAAGAGGGGATCATCGGGGATCATTTTTGA
- a CDS encoding chemotaxis protein CheW, which produces MDQETLLTSLAEKTKMEQESDLGDLEQFLTFTIDKEFFGIRLLLVHEILKPVLITRIPNVDDYILGVINLRGEIIPILDLKKRFHGTDSEIFPISRIIVIMLDEKRIGVLVDEVKQVVKIQKDFISYTTDDLSLNYSKMVESVSRYEDHLILNLDLEQIIDFVSTVK; this is translated from the coding sequence ATGGACCAAGAAACATTACTCACATCCCTAGCGGAAAAAACCAAGATGGAACAAGAGTCCGATCTGGGAGACTTGGAACAGTTCCTTACTTTTACCATTGATAAAGAATTTTTTGGGATTCGATTGCTCCTAGTTCACGAAATTTTAAAACCTGTTCTCATTACAAGAATTCCGAATGTAGACGATTACATTTTAGGTGTGATCAACCTTCGCGGAGAAATTATACCCATCTTAGATTTGAAAAAAAGATTCCATGGAACGGATTCTGAAATTTTTCCAATCTCACGGATCATTGTTATCATGTTAGATGAGAAACGTATTGGTGTTCTTGTCGATGAGGTCAAACAAGTTGTAAAAATCCAAAAGGATTTTATCAGTTATACAACTGATGATTTGTCGTTAAACTATAGTAAGATGGTAGAATCTGTATCTAGATACGAAGACCATTTGATTTTGAATTTGGATTTGGAACAAATTATTGATTTTGTTTCAACCGTAAAGTAA
- the infC gene encoding translation initiation factor IF-3, whose protein sequence is MQKRPNPRGNPNQDKFAHIRINEQITNVASIRLVSDEGSDIVTLDEALRRAKEANLDLVEVSGDQDVHVCKLIDFGKYKFELLKKTKEAKKKQHVVTVKEIKIRPRIDNHDFEIKKRHALEFLQKGDKVKVTLRFRGREMVHSEIGMNIVNRFVEDLKEHASPEKMPVHDGKTIVVVMNPISEKPKG, encoded by the coding sequence ATGCAGAAACGGCCCAACCCTAGAGGGAACCCAAACCAAGATAAATTCGCCCACATCAGAATTAACGAACAAATTACCAATGTAGCATCGATCCGCCTCGTCTCTGACGAAGGGTCTGACATCGTTACTCTGGATGAAGCTCTGAGAAGAGCTAAGGAAGCTAACCTTGATTTGGTGGAAGTCTCGGGTGACCAAGATGTTCACGTCTGTAAGTTGATCGATTTTGGAAAATACAAATTCGAACTTCTTAAAAAAACGAAAGAAGCGAAAAAGAAACAACACGTTGTCACGGTGAAAGAAATTAAAATCCGCCCGCGGATTGATAACCATGACTTCGAGATTAAGAAGCGTCATGCTTTAGAATTCTTGCAAAAGGGTGATAAGGTAAAAGTGACTCTTCGATTCCGAGGCAGAGAGATGGTTCACTCTGAAATTGGAATGAATATTGTTAACCGGTTTGTCGAGGACCTAAAAGAGCATGCCTCTCCCGAAAAAATGCCGGTACACGACGGAAAGACGATAGTGGTCGTGATGAACCCAATTAGTGAAAAACCTAAAGGATAA
- the rpmI gene encoding 50S ribosomal protein L35 produces the protein MYKLKTNRAAAKRFKFTKSGKIKRGCAFRRHILEKKSPKMKHQSRGMHLIHETDYNRVEKLLPYGG, from the coding sequence ATGTATAAGCTGAAGACAAATAGGGCAGCAGCCAAACGTTTTAAGTTTACCAAATCTGGTAAAATCAAACGTGGTTGTGCGTTCCGAAGACATATCTTAGAGAAAAAATCTCCTAAGATGAAACACCAAAGCCGTGGAATGCACCTCATCCACGAAACCGACTATAACCGTGTAGAAAAACTTCTACCTTACGGAGGTTAA
- a CDS encoding adenylate/guanylate cyclase domain-containing protein, giving the protein MSIVTFEDKENFPLETNKPGATILETALKHEYPLYHLCGGNAKCTTCRVFVTDGLQFLSSRNDREQTLADRKGWPSEIRLACQTEVFGDISLRRIIKDNKDLKTVTSESKSSKTGEECYAVILFLDIKGFTSFTESSLPYDVVFVLNRFFQEMSEPILNNGGEIDKFIGDGILAFFQLKNKDEVTKNEESLEKAKQETIRSAIRACLRMFDQLKKFNLEMKDRFNFTFDIRIGLHAGNVIYGDIGHSEYKSQTVLGDTVNVASRLEALNKKTNTNFLISDEIYNLIGENLSVDKKVITRLRGKSEKMAAYSVLGFKSSDPILRIQKSFDHVLENNPHWIENYIDKLKSFVEENLDKKLGETENSITPHEFLNAIESIIERLGNPISLKKEVSKLGKIYESLGISKKEFPKLVPILISSIRENLPSQWNADLESIWNQVLMDLTIETIES; this is encoded by the coding sequence ATGTCCATTGTTACCTTCGAAGACAAAGAAAACTTCCCTTTAGAAACAAATAAACCGGGAGCCACTATCCTGGAAACTGCCCTAAAACATGAATATCCTCTCTACCATCTTTGCGGGGGAAATGCCAAATGTACAACCTGCCGTGTATTTGTGACAGATGGACTTCAGTTTCTTAGTTCTCGTAATGACAGAGAACAAACTCTTGCCGATAGAAAAGGTTGGCCATCCGAGATACGACTTGCTTGCCAAACAGAAGTGTTTGGAGATATATCACTACGTCGGATTATAAAAGATAATAAAGATTTAAAAACAGTAACCAGTGAATCGAAATCTTCCAAAACAGGTGAAGAGTGTTATGCGGTGATTCTTTTTCTGGATATCAAAGGTTTTACCTCTTTTACTGAATCAAGTTTACCTTATGACGTGGTTTTTGTTTTAAATCGATTTTTTCAAGAAATGAGTGAACCTATTTTGAATAATGGTGGGGAAATTGATAAATTCATTGGCGATGGGATCTTAGCTTTTTTCCAATTAAAAAATAAAGACGAAGTTACTAAAAACGAAGAAAGTTTAGAAAAAGCAAAACAAGAAACCATTCGTTCGGCTATCCGCGCCTGCCTTCGTATGTTTGATCAATTGAAAAAATTCAATTTAGAAATGAAAGATAGGTTTAATTTTACTTTTGACATTCGGATTGGGTTACATGCAGGAAATGTAATTTACGGAGACATTGGGCATTCCGAATACAAAAGCCAAACTGTGCTTGGTGATACAGTGAATGTGGCAAGTCGCCTTGAAGCCTTAAATAAAAAAACAAATACAAACTTTTTAATCTCCGATGAAATTTACAACCTAATCGGCGAAAACCTATCTGTGGATAAAAAAGTCATCACAAGACTTCGAGGGAAGTCTGAAAAAATGGCAGCGTATTCGGTTCTTGGATTTAAAAGTTCAGATCCTATTCTGCGCATTCAAAAATCTTTTGATCATGTTTTAGAAAACAATCCCCATTGGATAGAGAATTATATAGACAAATTAAAAAGTTTTGTGGAAGAAAATTTGGATAAAAAATTAGGGGAAACTGAAAACTCAATCACTCCACATGAGTTCTTAAATGCCATCGAATCTATCATCGAAAGATTAGGAAATCCTATATCTTTAAAAAAAGAAGTATCTAAACTGGGAAAGATTTATGAATCCCTTGGTATTTCTAAAAAAGAATTTCCAAAGCTAGTTCCTATCCTCATTTCCTCGATCAGAGAAAACCTCCCTTCACAATGGAATGCGGATTTAGAATCGATCTGGAATCAAGTATTAATGGATCTTACGATAGAAACAATCGAATCATAA
- the thrS gene encoding threonine--tRNA ligase, which produces MAAITITLPDGSSKELESGKSFSDFIQAQLPFLKEKALAVVLSDGRTVDLSYIPTTNTTVKFLTFDDTEGKEVFHHSSAHLLGMAVQRLWPEARLTVGPVIENGPGFFFYDIDFGTTILTPEDLPKIEAEMGKIVKEDLTVKRWELSKEEAIEKFKKENEPYKVELIQGFDSASVSLYGQGEWYDLCRGPHVARTGQLKAFKLTAISGAYWKGDSKNKQLTRIYGVSFPTKKQLDEYTFLIEEAKKRDHRKLGKELDLFSFQDEAPGFPFWHPKGTVLWNTLASYIREECFRRGYQEIKTPAILNSSLWKKSGHWDNFKENMYFTDIDESEFAVKPMNCPGCCLIYKYHMHSYRELPLRFMELGNVHRHEMSGVLHGLFRVRAFTQDDAHIYAPLEKVESEVEDIIDFTFDVYKKFGFTEFKTFIATRPEKSQGSDEDWNLATQALHDALKKKGIEYGIKEGDGAFYGPKIEFNIKDSLGRLWQCGTVQIDFSMPNRFELDFTASDGKKHAPVMIHRAIYGSLERFIGILIEHFEGKFPLWLNPTQIRVLTVSEVHSDYAKEVYQDLVMQGFRVEIDIRNEKIGSKIRDSILKRSSYTLILGDKEKEAGSISFRRMGEEKTETVSRDGFLSLLKGDL; this is translated from the coding sequence ATGGCAGCAATTACAATCACACTACCTGATGGAAGTTCCAAGGAACTAGAATCCGGTAAATCCTTTTCTGATTTCATCCAAGCCCAACTGCCTTTCTTGAAAGAGAAAGCTCTTGCCGTTGTTTTGTCTGATGGTCGCACCGTTGACCTTTCTTATATTCCTACGACGAACACCACGGTAAAATTTCTCACTTTCGATGACACAGAAGGAAAAGAAGTTTTTCACCATTCTTCTGCTCACTTACTCGGTATGGCTGTCCAAAGACTTTGGCCAGAGGCTCGCCTAACAGTAGGTCCCGTCATTGAAAATGGCCCTGGTTTTTTCTTTTATGATATCGATTTTGGCACTACCATTTTAACCCCAGAAGACCTTCCTAAAATTGAAGCGGAGATGGGAAAAATCGTAAAGGAAGACCTAACTGTCAAACGTTGGGAACTTTCCAAAGAAGAAGCCATTGAAAAGTTTAAAAAAGAAAACGAACCTTATAAAGTAGAACTCATCCAAGGATTCGATTCCGCATCAGTTTCGTTATACGGACAAGGGGAATGGTATGACCTTTGCCGCGGACCTCACGTCGCAAGAACCGGCCAACTGAAGGCTTTTAAACTGACTGCGATTTCTGGTGCTTATTGGAAGGGAGATTCCAAAAACAAACAACTCACTCGTATTTACGGTGTGTCTTTTCCCACCAAAAAACAGTTAGATGAATATACCTTCCTCATCGAAGAAGCCAAAAAAAGAGACCATCGAAAACTTGGGAAAGAACTGGATCTTTTCAGTTTCCAAGACGAGGCTCCTGGATTTCCTTTTTGGCATCCCAAAGGAACAGTTCTTTGGAACACACTTGCTTCTTACATTCGGGAAGAATGTTTTAGACGCGGGTACCAAGAAATCAAAACTCCGGCCATCCTCAATTCTTCGCTTTGGAAAAAGTCAGGCCACTGGGATAATTTTAAAGAAAACATGTATTTCACTGACATCGATGAAAGTGAATTTGCAGTCAAACCAATGAACTGTCCTGGATGTTGTTTGATTTACAAATACCATATGCACTCTTACAGAGAACTCCCACTTCGTTTTATGGAACTGGGAAATGTTCACAGACATGAAATGTCGGGAGTCCTTCATGGACTTTTCCGTGTGCGTGCCTTCACGCAGGATGATGCGCATATTTATGCACCACTCGAAAAAGTAGAATCAGAAGTCGAAGACATCATCGATTTTACATTTGATGTGTACAAAAAATTTGGATTTACCGAATTCAAAACTTTCATTGCGACAAGACCTGAAAAATCACAAGGCAGTGATGAAGATTGGAATCTCGCCACACAAGCATTACACGATGCGCTAAAGAAAAAAGGAATCGAATACGGAATCAAAGAAGGGGACGGAGCGTTCTACGGACCAAAAATTGAATTCAATATCAAAGACTCACTCGGAAGACTTTGGCAATGCGGAACCGTTCAAATTGATTTCTCTATGCCAAACCGATTTGAATTAGATTTCACTGCATCGGATGGAAAAAAACACGCGCCTGTGATGATCCACAGAGCCATCTACGGATCCCTTGAAAGGTTCATTGGAATTCTCATCGAACACTTCGAAGGAAAATTTCCCCTTTGGCTGAATCCAACACAAATTCGTGTCTTAACTGTGTCAGAAGTTCACAGTGATTATGCGAAAGAAGTCTATCAAGATTTGGTCATGCAAGGTTTCCGAGTCGAGATCGACATTCGCAATGAAAAGATAGGAAGTAAAATTAGGGATTCCATCCTAAAACGAAGCAGCTACACTTTGATTTTAGGTGATAAAGAAAAAGAAGCAGGTTCAATTTCCTTCCGACGTATGGGAGAAGAGAAAACGGAGACTGTTTCTCGAGATGGATTCCTCTCACTTCTGAAAGGTGATCTTTAA
- a CDS encoding alpha/beta fold hydrolase — MKTTYHTIFIIFSFLFPFLLMGEDLTKEPSKQTSYFHTKEGRIAYLETGKGKRNLILLPGIGDRKESYAELAFLLEKDNTVYRFDLRGMGESDVSFSSYGPKETAEDILAFIREKNLQNVYVIANSMTAASAVYIRSKEKSRVLGLVLSGPFVRDKEPMSFGMKTLIHFVFRGPWGAGAWVSFYESLFPVHPPKDLKERSEKLKTNLKEDGRMAAVRSMMFASKKDCEDMLPLAKGNVIVIMGSKDPDFDSPKEEAQWITKTLDGSYKIYEDVGHYPFVEDPTRFFSDVKLLWQKN, encoded by the coding sequence ATGAAAACTACCTACCACACGATTTTTATCATTTTCTCCTTCCTATTTCCTTTCCTCCTTATGGGAGAAGACCTAACGAAGGAACCTTCCAAACAAACATCCTATTTCCATACGAAAGAAGGCCGTATTGCGTATTTAGAAACCGGAAAGGGAAAACGGAATTTGATTTTACTTCCTGGGATTGGCGATCGCAAAGAAAGTTATGCAGAGCTTGCTTTCCTTCTTGAAAAGGACAATACGGTTTATCGTTTTGATTTACGAGGGATGGGAGAATCCGATGTCAGTTTTTCTTCTTATGGCCCCAAAGAAACTGCAGAGGATATCTTAGCATTTATCCGCGAGAAAAATTTGCAGAATGTATATGTCATAGCCAATTCCATGACTGCGGCATCGGCGGTTTACATTCGTTCCAAAGAAAAATCTAGAGTTTTGGGTTTGGTTCTTTCTGGTCCTTTTGTCCGAGATAAAGAACCAATGTCTTTCGGAATGAAAACTTTAATCCATTTTGTGTTTCGAGGCCCCTGGGGTGCGGGTGCCTGGGTTTCTTTCTATGAATCATTATTTCCGGTTCATCCTCCCAAAGATTTAAAGGAAAGATCTGAAAAGTTAAAAACCAATTTAAAAGAAGATGGTCGAATGGCAGCTGTTAGATCTATGATGTTTGCTTCCAAAAAAGATTGTGAGGACATGTTGCCACTTGCAAAAGGAAACGTAATTGTCATCATGGGTTCTAAAGACCCTGACTTTGATTCCCCAAAAGAGGAAGCCCAGTGGATAACAAAAACCTTAGATGGATCTTACAAAATTTATGAAGATGTTGGTCACTATCCTTTTGTAGAAGATCCCACTCGTTTTTTTTCTGACGTAAAACTTTTATGGCAAAAAAACTAA
- a CDS encoding TetR/AcrR family transcriptional regulator: protein MAKKLKHKPGRPKKGQTQITREFVLDAAWDLIMELGFSEFRLAGLAENLGIRTPSLYNHIQDLEDVRREMKRRSLRILGDRLALKSKNTNQTSERIFEFLNTYRSFAKNHPHMYPLTIESTESDPELKILGDRILTICMEVFRFQNLDETAVHRIRILRSLLHGFIVLEEAGGFGRKESVEESFKKITESLESGRLW from the coding sequence ATGGCAAAAAAACTAAAACACAAACCAGGCCGCCCAAAAAAAGGCCAAACACAAATCACTAGAGAATTTGTTTTGGATGCGGCTTGGGATTTAATTATGGAACTTGGATTTTCCGAATTTCGTTTGGCAGGACTTGCCGAAAATTTAGGAATTCGGACACCTTCCCTTTACAACCATATCCAGGACTTAGAAGATGTTCGCCGGGAAATGAAAAGAAGATCCTTGCGAATATTAGGTGATCGGTTGGCTCTCAAATCAAAAAATACAAACCAAACATCCGAACGGATTTTTGAATTTTTGAATACTTACAGAAGTTTTGCGAAGAACCATCCCCATATGTATCCCTTAACCATTGAGTCCACAGAATCCGATCCAGAATTAAAAATCTTGGGTGATCGTATTTTGACCATTTGTATGGAGGTGTTTCGTTTCCAGAACTTGGATGAAACCGCTGTGCATAGGATTCGAATTTTACGTTCCCTCCTGCATGGATTTATTGTTTTGGAAGAGGCAGGTGGATTTGGCCGAAAGGAATCTGTGGAAGAAAGTTTTAAGAAAATAACAGAATCATTGGAATCTGGCAGACTCTGGTAA
- the rplT gene encoding 50S ribosomal protein L20 produces MPRAVNGTIHKNRRKKVLAKAKGFRGGRSKLFRTAKSAVMKAGQWAYRDRRKKKSEFRKLWITRINAAVRENGMSYSKFIHALKTHGINLDRKTLADLAYNHKEVFNAIVEKTKVAK; encoded by the coding sequence ATGCCACGCGCAGTCAACGGAACCATCCATAAGAATCGTAGAAAAAAAGTTCTCGCAAAAGCCAAAGGTTTTAGAGGCGGACGTTCTAAACTTTTCAGAACAGCAAAATCTGCTGTGATGAAAGCTGGTCAATGGGCATACCGTGACCGTAGAAAGAAAAAGTCCGAATTCCGTAAACTTTGGATTACGAGAATCAATGCCGCAGTAAGAGAAAATGGAATGTCTTATTCAAAATTCATCCATGCACTCAAAACACACGGAATCAACTTAGATCGAAAAACTTTGGCTGACCTTGCTTACAACCACAAAGAAGTATTCAACGCCATCGTAGAAAAAACGAAAGTCGCTAAGTAA
- a CDS encoding chemotaxis protein CheW, with protein sequence MAGILGEYTEVFLEESEDQIEELNSNLVKLEKDHENPEIINDIFRAAHSLKSSSAFVGLYNLSDLSHTMENLLQKIREGSLDINVKLVNLLFECFDLIKQVIEGVANGVKVETPFTDMIKKLQDYEAQPNQGSNTTSVSKPTETSKSESSTPTSINLNEEEISEIRQSLKEDNDLFVFSVNLKLKDETPMQNLRLLLILQSVKQSGVIIKCNPSEDALDNGQGSFSLSFVTVTKLNKHELHVQCNIDMVDTLVVEELKLPETEMEALEKRSDTIPVPNSASSSNGHHDSEDKHGVKGSANFDKAVTDSKVVMRTIKVSSDKLDQLMNNVGELVITNSGFQKIYDDLVSQFGEDSLFNELKGKIDQINRISKDLQTGIMNIRMVPIGSVFNRFTRLIRDLSLETGKQVNLVLRGENTELDKKVIDAIGEPLIHLIRNSVDHGIESPAERKSAGKPEEGTVELNAYQGGSNILVEIRDDGKGLNKDKILKKAIERGLVNESDAQNLSESDIFQFIFAPGFSTADKISDISGRGVGMNVVNKLIEEFKGKILIHSEEGKGSSFTLSFPQALAIIPSILVIMEEEVYAFPLSEVSETIKVNLDQITTLEGHEIINLRGEVLPIYRLNRILGLADKQEMVEVPVVIVNYKTRKLGFMVDDLIGKHETVIKSLGKNFKDIQGLTGATIMGDGTIILVLDIPGLVEIAADKVDWSDQLVAGEMMKRASTIRSLEMSDSELMFKSNHPTNRYNAKLIELRAKDKSRVKKDKHKIEKHVIVPKEEVYAEEPATNLKITTEVIKTESVVNGDSSESSKSATATLVIDHKTDEIHRLADVAKIENVKLTEREQAAEIIKGFVEQKEERLNQVAALNTDAINEIMSSKDIKKLENIVNTGMMNAGVVLSQLVGKEVELFIPEITLTDREGLAKEFRYSMDQFFGMKIRMTGDLNGNLLMMFSEENGSEIAKELLGSEDAKYAEGSSNKLSEDMVSVLSEISNIVCSSVMNSLSNKLKKEVLPSVPEMITGSFMDVIDIVKPERTKFLSMHTEFNHQGSNLIGVLVFLPDFDELVDLIHKS encoded by the coding sequence TTGGCTGGAATTTTAGGCGAATACACAGAAGTTTTCCTGGAAGAGTCCGAGGATCAAATTGAAGAATTAAATTCCAATTTGGTAAAACTCGAAAAAGATCATGAGAACCCTGAAATCATCAACGATATCTTTCGTGCAGCACACTCTTTAAAAAGTTCCTCTGCTTTCGTTGGACTTTATAATCTTTCTGATTTATCTCATACGATGGAGAACCTTCTTCAGAAAATTAGAGAAGGTAGTCTCGATATCAATGTTAAGTTAGTTAATTTATTATTCGAATGTTTTGATCTCATCAAACAAGTGATAGAAGGTGTGGCGAATGGGGTAAAGGTGGAAACACCATTTACTGACATGATCAAAAAACTCCAAGATTACGAAGCGCAGCCAAACCAAGGTTCAAATACAACTAGTGTTTCTAAACCAACTGAAACTTCTAAATCAGAAAGTTCCACTCCTACTTCTATAAACCTAAACGAGGAAGAAATTTCTGAAATTCGCCAATCTTTAAAAGAAGATAACGATCTATTTGTTTTCTCCGTTAACTTAAAGTTAAAGGATGAAACACCTATGCAGAACTTAAGACTTCTGCTCATTTTACAATCTGTAAAACAATCAGGTGTGATCATTAAATGTAATCCTTCTGAAGATGCTTTGGACAATGGCCAAGGTAGTTTTTCGCTTTCCTTTGTGACTGTTACAAAACTAAACAAACATGAATTACACGTTCAGTGTAATATTGATATGGTGGACACTCTCGTTGTTGAGGAACTCAAACTTCCTGAAACAGAAATGGAAGCCCTAGAAAAAAGATCTGATACAATACCTGTTCCTAATTCGGCAAGTTCATCCAATGGTCATCATGACTCGGAAGACAAACATGGTGTTAAAGGATCTGCTAACTTTGATAAGGCTGTTACCGATTCCAAAGTGGTAATGAGAACCATCAAGGTATCTTCTGACAAACTAGACCAACTCATGAATAATGTGGGGGAACTTGTCATCACCAACTCTGGATTCCAAAAGATCTATGACGATTTAGTGTCACAGTTTGGTGAAGATTCATTATTCAATGAACTCAAAGGTAAAATCGACCAAATCAATCGAATTTCTAAAGATTTACAAACGGGAATTATGAATATCCGAATGGTTCCGATTGGATCCGTATTCAATCGTTTCACAAGACTCATTCGCGATCTCTCATTAGAAACGGGAAAACAAGTAAACCTTGTCCTTCGCGGTGAAAACACAGAACTTGATAAAAAAGTAATCGATGCGATTGGAGAGCCACTCATCCATCTCATTCGTAATTCCGTAGACCATGGAATCGAATCCCCTGCAGAAAGAAAATCGGCAGGCAAACCAGAAGAAGGAACTGTTGAACTCAACGCCTACCAAGGTGGTTCCAATATTCTTGTGGAAATTCGTGATGATGGTAAGGGATTAAACAAAGATAAAATCCTTAAAAAAGCCATTGAACGTGGGCTTGTGAACGAATCGGATGCACAAAACCTTTCGGAATCTGATATCTTCCAGTTTATCTTTGCTCCAGGATTTTCGACTGCAGATAAAATTTCTGATATTTCTGGTCGTGGTGTGGGGATGAACGTTGTGAATAAACTCATTGAAGAGTTTAAAGGCAAAATTCTCATCCATTCGGAAGAGGGAAAGGGATCTTCCTTTACCTTATCTTTCCCACAAGCACTTGCCATCATTCCATCCATCCTTGTAATTATGGAAGAGGAAGTGTATGCGTTCCCACTATCCGAAGTTTCGGAAACCATCAAAGTCAATTTGGATCAAATCACCACTCTAGAAGGACACGAGATCATCAACTTACGAGGTGAGGTATTACCAATCTATCGTTTGAATCGTATCCTAGGTCTTGCCGACAAACAAGAAATGGTGGAAGTTCCTGTTGTCATCGTGAACTACAAAACGCGAAAACTCGGGTTTATGGTGGATGATCTCATCGGCAAACACGAAACGGTCATCAAGTCCCTTGGTAAAAATTTCAAAGACATCCAAGGTCTCACTGGTGCCACCATTATGGGAGATGGAACCATCATCCTCGTTTTGGATATTCCTGGTCTTGTGGAAATTGCGGCAGATAAAGTGGACTGGTCTGATCAGTTGGTCGCAGGTGAGATGATGAAACGTGCTTCCACGATTCGTTCTCTAGAAATGTCTGATTCGGAACTTATGTTCAAATCCAATCACCCAACAAATCGTTATAATGCGAAGTTGATTGAGTTACGTGCAAAAGACAAATCACGTGTTAAAAAAGATAAACATAAAATTGAAAAACATGTCATTGTTCCAAAAGAAGAGGTATATGCAGAAGAACCTGCAACCAACCTCAAAATTACAACAGAAGTAATCAAAACGGAATCTGTTGTGAATGGAGATTCTAGTGAATCTTCAAAATCAGCAACGGCAACACTTGTGATTGATCACAAAACGGATGAAATCCATCGTTTGGCAGATGTTGCAAAAATAGAAAACGTTAAGTTAACGGAAAGAGAACAAGCCGCAGAAATCATCAAAGGTTTTGTGGAACAAAAAGAAGAACGATTGAACCAAGTGGCTGCGCTGAATACGGATGCCATCAACGAAATCATGTCTTCTAAAGATATCAAAAAACTAGAGAACATTGTTAACACAGGTATGATGAATGCCGGTGTCGTACTTTCTCAGTTAGTTGGTAAAGAAGTAGAATTGTTTATCCCAGAAATCACTCTTACTGATAGAGAGGGACTAGCTAAAGAGTTCCGTTACTCTATGGATCAGTTTTTTGGAATGAAAATTCGTATGACAGGAGACCTAAACGGTAACCTTCTTATGATGTTTTCAGAAGAAAACGGGTCAGAAATTGCAAAAGAATTACTTGGTTCGGAAGATGCGAAATATGCAGAAGGAAGTAGTAATAAACTTTCTGAGGATATGGTTTCGGTATTGTCTGAAATTTCCAATATTGTTTGTTCGAGTGTGATGAATTCACTTTCGAATAAATTAAAAAAGGAAGTTTTGCCTTCGGTTCCAGAAATGATTACGGGAAGTTTTATGGATGTGATTGACATCGTAAAACCAGAACGAACTAAGTTTTTGTCCATGCACACTGAGTTTAACCACCAAGGTAGTAACCTAATTGGTGTTTTGGTTTTCCTACCTGATTTTGATGAACTGGTAGACCTCATCCATAAATCATGA